A section of the Acropora muricata isolate sample 2 chromosome 4, ASM3666990v1, whole genome shotgun sequence genome encodes:
- the LOC136913357 gene encoding serine/threonine-protein kinase 32B-like has translation MGAIQSNRKPSYDVNGEVNFDHFQILRAIGKGAFGKVCIVQKKDTKDMYAMKYMNKSACIKKDAVRNVLRELEILKSLEHPFLVNLWFAFQDEEDMFMVVDLLLGGDIRYHLQQVTKFDESRVKLYLCELGSALGYLRTKKVIHRDLKPDNLLLDEKGHVHLTDFNIATILEDGKLATSMSGTKPYMAPEIFAAASKEVKGYSFGVDWWSLGVCIYEILRSKRPYEIHASTSLSDVQHIFTSESVPYPTSWSRDMVHVLQRLLQQDPKKRLDNLELLKKERLLADVDWEAVEAVNIQPGFVPPKDHLNCDPTYELEEMIIEAKPLHKKKKRLKKLSTKTDNDQEMDPVQLCLEEIKRDFKLYNRKKLTLQRNLAATGSSSSLRENKEDANPEMMLSNVT, from the exons ATGGGCGCTATTCAGTCGAATCGAAAACCTTCCTATGATGTAAACGGTGAAG TAAACTTCGATCATTTCCAGATACTTCGAGCGATTGGGAAAGGAGCTTTCGGCAAG GTGTGCATTGTTCAAAAGAAAGACACAAAGGATATGTATGCAATGAAGTATATGAATAAATCAGCTTGTATCAAAAAGGATGCTGTAAGAAATGTCCTTCGCGAGCTGGAAATTCTCAAGTCGTTAGAGCATCCCTTTCTTGTCAACTTGTGGTTCGCGTTTCAAGACGAGGAGGACATGTTTATGGTTGTAGATCTTCTTCTAGGAGGTGACATTCGTTATCACCTGCAGCAAGTAACGAAATTTGACGAATCGAGAGTCAAATTATATTTATGTGAGCTTGGATCCGCTCTTGGCTACTTGAGGACCAAGAAAGTTATACACAG GGATTTAAAGCCTGATAATTTGCTGCTCGATGAGAAAG GGCATGTTCATTTGACAGATTTCAATATAGCTACAATATTAGAAGATGGCAAACTAGCCACTTCAATGTCAGGAACAAAACCCTATATGG CTCCTGAAATTTTTGCTGCGGCTTCTAAGGAGGTTAAAGGTTATTCCTTTGGCGTCGATTGGTGGAGTCTTGGTGTTTGTATCTATGAGATACTCAGATCAAAG agACCTTATGAAATCCATGCCAGCACTAGCCTATCAGATGTTCAGCACATCTTTACTTCTGAATCTGTGCCCTACCCTACATCTTGGTCAAGAGATATGGTCCATGTACTTCAAAGA CTCCTTCAACAAGACCCTAAGAAACGGCTTGACAATTTGGAACTATTAAAAAAAGAGAGACTTTTAGCAGATGTTGACTGGGAGGCAGTGGAGGCCGTTAATATTCAACCTGGGTTTGTTCCGCCT AAAGATCACTTAAACTGTGACCCCACATATGAATTAGAGGAGATGATCATTGAAGCAAAACCACTccacaagaagaaaaagagacttaaaaagCTGTCAACTAAAACT GACAACGACCAAGAAATGGACCCAGTTCAACTATGCTTAGAGGAAATAAAGAGAGATTTTAAACTATATAACAGAAAAAA GTTAACCTTGCAAAGAAATCTGGCTGCAACTGGCAGCAGCTCCAGCCTCAGAGAAAATAAGGAGGATGCAAATCCTGAAATGATGCTGAGCAATGTAACATAG